One Micromonas commoda chromosome 7, complete sequence genomic window carries:
- a CDS encoding predicted protein yields the protein MRTLACLLLLLASLTPVGANYGTSPYSHMHYPPYGTRRDPDLEPKPKPKPKKPLDLKIIDTAKCKPLGFGEGIGPACSDCETLFEFVKDEDLASATQLVEECRECCFIDRDPNIKYDRCELLVDQMALMYGQHGGVREFIEDHAKPYLANGRLEIRFVNGQRTEQPEMRFYDGDVEHPEERVMLWLAKQPGWGWESIQKYVEGKTKSGPEADKVRADYKAGIKPKKARRKKRKAKAKAGGGTKKKKGGFSSIFSRKDEL from the coding sequence ATGCGCACCCTCGCGTGCCTCttgctcctcctcgcgtcgctgacgcCGGTGGGAGCGAACTATGGTACATCCCCGTACAGTCACATGCACTACCCCCCGTACGGCACGCGGAGGGACCCCGACTTAGAACCCAAGCCGAAACCCAAGCCCAAGAAGCCGCTCGACCTGAAGATCATCGACACCGCGAAGTGCAAGCCGCTGGGATTCGGCGAGGGCATCGGTCCCGCGTGCTCCGACTGCGAAACCTTGTTCGAGTTTGTCAAGGACGAGGAcctggcgtccgcgacgcagCTGGTGGAGGAGTGCCGCGAGTGCTGCTTCATAGACCGCGACCCAAACATCAAGTACGACCGCTGCGAGCTGCTGGTGGACCAGATGGCGCTCATGTACGGGCAGCACGGGGGCGTGCGAGAGTTCATCGAGGACCACGCCAAGCCGTACCTCGCGAACGGGAGGCTGGAGATCAGGTTCGTAAACGGCCAGAGGACGGAGCAACCGGAGATGAGGTTCTacgacggggacgtggagCACCCGGAGGAGCGGGTCATGCTGTGGCTGGCCAAGCAGCCCGGGTGGGGATGGGAGAGCATACAAAAGTACGTCGAGGGAAAGACCAAGTCGGGGCCCGAGGCGGACAAGGTTCGAGCCGATTACAAGGCGGGGATAAAGCCGAAGAAGGCGCGGCGGAAGAAGAggaaggcgaaggcgaaggcgggcggcgggacgaagaagaagaagggggGGTTCTCGTCAATCTTCAGCCGCAAGGACGAGCTGTAG
- a CDS encoding predicted protein, whose product MRLVLLFAFALLAGGVARGVDAAGKDLYKVLGIDRGADDRTVKKMYRKLALEHHPDKGGDQDKFAEISHAYDVLSDPEKRKIYDDYGEDGVRQAEAGQDPRANPFAGMGGGFPGGFGGFPGGGGGGRQQFTFQFNSGGGGMGGARDPFDIFNQMFGGEDPFAGMGGGGGGGRRRAGGGRQGFGGGGHQQQEQPKDNLYGKDSAVKNLRRNKFPGTDAKHVWLVEFYAPWCGHCRQLKPTWERLAQELKGFVKVGAVNCEKEKGLCGMESVGSYPTIKVKKGGVSTAYEGERDLASLKQWALEQLPASIANLRKPESLDKFLAGDCVNAKYAKDGACVILFSDQVETPAWLKVASYTAKGRVAFAEARARNEALALRFDLGQFPALIAVCGGDADHTVAYTGEVSHGMLPDKVLAWLDAFKDGAACRGAKRNPKSGAKLDPGADYGKMKVSKLRAILSAHDIPCKLCAEKSDFVRAIREAIAAKAGEL is encoded by the coding sequence ATGCGACTCGTCCTTCTCTTTGCgttcgccctcctcgcgggcggcgtcgctcgcggggtcgacgccgcgggcaaggACCTGTACAAGGTGCTCGGCATCGACCGGGGCGCGGATGACCGGACGGTGAAGAAGATGTACCgcaagctcgcgctcgagcaccACCCGGACAAGGGAGGCGACCAGGACAAGTTCGCCGAGATCTCCCACGCCTACGACGTCCTCTCCGATCCGGAGAAACGCAAGATCTACGACGActacggcgaggacggcgtgcgTCAGGCCGAGGCCGGCCAAgatccgcgcgcgaacccctTCGCGGGGATGGGCGGAGGCTTCCCTGGTGGATTCGGCGGAttccccggcggaggcggcggcggccgccaaCAGTTCACGTTCCAGTTCAACagtggcggcggggggatggggggcgcgcgggatccCTTCGACATATTCAACCAGATGTTCGGCGGGGAGGACCCATTCGCgggcatgggcggcggcggcggcggcgggcgcaggcgcgcgggcggcgggcggcagggcttcggcggcggagggcacCAGCAGCAGGAGCAGCCCAAGGATAACCTGTACGGCAAGGACAGCGCCGTGAAGAACCTGAGGCGGAACAAGTTCCCGGGCACCGACGCCAAGCACGTGTGGCTGGTGGAATTTTACGCCCCGTGGTGCGGGCACTGCCGGCAGCTCAAGCCCACCTGGGAGCGCCTGGCGCAGGAGCTCAAAGGCTTCGTGAAGGTGGGCGCGGTCAACtgcgagaaggagaaggggCTCTGCGGCATGGAAAGCGTCGGTTCGTATCCCACCATCAAGGTCAAGAAGGGCGGGGTGTCCACCGCGTACGAGGGCGAGCGAGATCTCGCGTCGCTGAAGCAGTGGGCGCTGGAGCAACTCCCAGCGTCAATCGCCAACCTGCGCAAGCCGGAGAGCCTCGACAAGTTCCTCGCGGGGGACTGCGTCAACGCCAAGTACGCCAaggacggcgcgtgcgtcatcCTGTTCAGCGATCAGGTGGAGACCCCCGCGTGGCTCAAGGTTGCGAGCTACACCGCCAAAGGACGAGTCGCGTTTGCggaggctcgagcgcgaaACGAGGCGTTGGCGCTCAGGTTTGACCTCGGACAGTTcccggcgctcatcgcggtgtgcggcggggacgcggacCACACCGTGGCGTACACCGGCGAGGTGTCGCACGGCATGCTGCCGGATAAGGTGCTCGCGTggctcgacgcgttcaaggacggcgcggcgtgcCGGGGGGCCAAGCGGAATCCGAAGTCGGGAGCAAAGTTGGACCCTGGCGCGGATTACGGAAAGATGAAGGTTTCGAAGCTCCGGGCGATCCTGAGCGCGCACGACATTCCGTGCAAGCTCTGCGCGGAGAAGAGCGATTTCGTGCGCGCGATTCgcgaggccatcgcggccaaggcgggcgAGCTCTGA
- a CDS encoding predicted protein → MAPTKIGTHDGSFHCDEALGCYLLKQTKQFREAEIVRSRDPETLGACDIVIDVGAVYEPENNRFDHHQRGFEEIFGHGFVTKLSSAGLVYKHFGREIVATTLALPESDPIVEKIYLKVYKSFIEGVDGIDNGVNMYDTDAPAKYSDNTGLSARVGKLNPAWNEDSSPATQMTQFTKAVALTGSEFDDAVKYYGLSWLPARKHVEQALDTAKEVHPSGEILKLPCYCPWKDHLFELEAERGTSPLPKYALYEDDKGNWRIQAIPLMPSSFENRKPLPAAWRGIRDSALDELSGIEGCIFVHAAGFIGGNKTYEGALAMATKALTMD, encoded by the coding sequence ATGGCGCCAACGAAGATCGGGACCCACGACGGGTCGTTCCACTGCGACGAGGCTCTCGGATGCTACCTCCTCAAACAGACCAAGCAGTTTCGCGAGGCTGAGATCGTCCGCTCCCGGGATCCCGAGACCCTCGGGGCGTGCGACATCGtcatcgacgtcggcgccgtgtACGAGCCCGAGAACAATCGATTCGATCACCACCAGCGCGGCTTCGAGGAGATCTTCGGCCACGGCTTCGTCACCAagctctcctccgcgggcctCGTGTACAAGCACTTCGGCCGCGAGATCGTCGCCACCACCTTGGCACTGCCGGAGTCCGACCCCATCGTGGAGAAGATCTACCTCAAGGTGTACAAGTCCTTCATCGAGGGAGTCGACGGGATCGACAACGGCGTCAACATGTACGACACCGACGCGCCTGCCAAGTACTCGGACAACACCGGACTCAGCGCCCGAGTGGGGAAGCTTAACCCCGCGTGGAACGAGGAcagctcgccggcgacgcagATGACCCAGTTCACCAAGGCTGTGGCGCTCACGGGCTCGGAGTTTGACGACGCGGTCAAGTACTACGGCCTCTCGTGGCTCCCGGCGCGGAAACACGTCGAGCAAGCGCTGGACACCGCAAAGGAGGTTCACCCCTCGGGCGAGATACTGAAGCTGCCGTGCTACTGCCCGTGGAAGGACCACCtgttcgagctcgaggcggagcgcggcaCGAGCCCGCTGCCCAAGTACGCTCTGTACGAGGACGATAAGGGCAACTGGCGGATCCAGGCCATCCCGCTGATGCCGAGCTCGTTTGAGAACCGCAAGCCGCtgccggcggcgtggcggggGATCCGGGActccgcgctggacgagctgAGCGGGATCGAGGGGTGTATCTTCgtgcacgcggcggggttcaTCGGGGGAAACAAGACGTACGAGGGTGCGCTCGCCATGGCCACCAAGGCGTTGACCATGGACTGA
- a CDS encoding predicted protein, whose amino-acid sequence MTDVETDAQERHLSFDNEASSPLDGDDGARGEAAAVAEPDENDTWVDPRTGEVFHRLSPFERKVVSLVIGEGVERLKLLQELKVDPEEQAEELSKAQGETISAIMNRQAELEERFQALLLEREEINRADLPMAHALARNKEESLRVAEQMRAVTEELCANLKGTPDVNASILATQQAIARGMTVMCSIIEDVERDGTWPSLNAFNAEMDAAKAAEEAAVAEAGEDEGEGESEGQEKSLEEKKAEMEAAEKETAATIEALKREIQAKLKSNAIELRFLEADLKGKGDEESQLARQRISELERQVAEAEALIEEEQSVHKATCEFLQNRIDALNKQNEETQERHKRMKDEMERKVAAATQDREAAERELEEEKELYEKAKAAYDEWLLKKETEPVDREGGQEGKGGQEGKGGQEGEGGQEE is encoded by the exons ATGACCGACgtcgagacggacgcgcaGGAGCGTCACCTGAGCTTCGATAACGAAGCGTCGTCTCCGCTCgatggggacgacggcgctcgaggggaggcggcggcggtcgcggagcCCGACGAGAACGACACCTGGGTCGACCCGCGGACGGGCGAGGTCTTTCACAGGCTCTCGCCGTTCGAGCGAAAGGTGGTGTCCTTGGTCATCGGCGAAGGCGTGGAGCGTCTCAAGCTGCTGCAGGAGCTCAAGGTGGATCCCGAGGAACAG GCCGAGGAGCTCTCCAAGGCGCAGGGCGAGACCATCAGCGCCATCATGAATCGtcaggcggagctcgaggaacGGTTCCAAGCCCTgctgctcgagcgcgaggagatcaACAGGGCGGACCTGCCGATGGCGCACGCGTTGGCGAGAAACAAGGAGGAATCGCTACGAGTCGCCGAGCAGATGCGCGCCGTCACCGAGGAGCTGTGCGCGAACCTCAAGGGCACCCCCGACGTCAACGCGAGCATCCTGGCAACGCAACAGGCCATCGCACGGGGCATGACGGTCATGTGCAGCATCATCGAAGAcgtggagcgcgacgggACTTGGCCCTCGCTCAACGCGTTCAATGccgagatggacgcggcgaaggcggcggaggaagccgccgtcgcggaggctggcgaggacgagggcgagggggaGAGCGAGGGGCAGGAGAAGTcgctcgaggagaagaaggcggagatGGAGGCTGCCGAAAAGGAGACCGCGGCCACCATAGAGGCGCTGAAGAGGGAGATTCAGGCCAAGCTCAAGTCGAACGCGATCGAGCTCCGGTTTTTGGAGGCGGATCTCAAGGGAAAAGGCGACGAGGAGTCGCAGCTGGCGCGGCAGAGGATCTCCGAGCTGGAGCGCCAGgtggccgaggccgaggcgctcatcgaggaggagcagtCGGTGCACAAGGCGACGTGCGAGTTTCTGCAGAACCGAATCGACGCTCTGAACAAACAAAACGAGGAGACGCAGGAGCGGCACAAACGCATGAAGGATGAGATGGAACGGAaggtcgcggccgcgacgcaggaccgcgaggcggcggagagagagctcgaggaggagaaggagctgtACGAaaaggcaaaggcggcgTACGACGAGTGGCTGTTGAAGAAGGAGACCGAGCCCGTCGACCGAGAAGGAGGGCAGGAAGGAAAAGGAGGGCAGGAAGGAAAAGGAGGGCaggaaggagaaggagggcAGGAAGAATAA
- a CDS encoding predicted protein: MTNELIPIRSLHDVRARCFGVRRIAHVVEQRKSRLTGSGGCRRRERKLPELRRQLLFCHVRATNADCIPALLPRRSNIRCTRSSSCRRRCRTISANFTRLFICNDQIPNASVEFIFEKKKQSMKFTHSKPKSTR, from the coding sequence ATGACTAATGAACTCATCCCTATTCGTTCGCTCCACGACGTGCGTGCGCGTTGTTTTGGTGTTCGACGCATCGCGCACGTCGTGGAGCAACGTAAAAGTCGACTCACGGGAAGCGGCGGctgccggcgacgcgagcgcaaGTTGCCCGAGCTACGGCGACAACTGCTGTTTTGTCATGTTCGTGCAACGAATGCAGATTGCATTCCCGCCTTGCTTCCACGACGAAGCAACATTCGTTGCACTAGAAGCAGcagttgccgccgccgctgccgcacCATCTCGGCGAACTTCACGCGGCTGTTCATTTGTAACGATCAAATCCCAAACGCATCGGTCGAGTTTATCTTTGAAAAAAAGAAGCAGTCGATGAAATTTACCCATTCGAAACCAAAGTCGACCCGTTGA
- the FUM-2 gene encoding fumarate hydratase (Fumarate hydratase class 2(c) fumarate hydratase is an enzyme involved in the Tricarboxylic Acid Cycle that catalyzes the hydration (addition of H2O across a double bond) of Fumarate to L-malate) codes for MGVVRVPADKYWGAQTQRSLQNFKIGGEKMPMEMLRALAIVKHAAATVNERLGKLDSRRAEAIRVAAREVIEGKLDDNFPLVVWQTGSGTQTNMNVNEVISNRAIEMLGGVVGSKDPVHPNDHVNMSQSSNDTFPTAMSVATAYEVQEGLVPALRLLRDELDKKSREWESIVKIGRTHLMDAVPITLGQEFGGYAQQLRNSLLRAKAAMVHLTELAIGGTAVGTGLNSHPRYAELMAQEISVLTGLPFVSAPNKFESLAAHDAQAALSGMLKTMALSLLKISNDIRMLGSGPRAGLGELNLPENEPGSSIMPGKVNPTQCEAMMMVCAQVVGNDMGVTLGGAAGSHFELNVAKPLIAFNNLQSIKLLSQASVSFAENCVRGIAPNLERIDELMRSSLMLVTALNPHIGYDKAAKIAKKAHKERTTLKEAGVSLGILTAAQFDEWVRPELMTSPEGEGAGHAGLALASSSRL; via the coding sequence ATGggggtcgtccgcgtccccgccgacaAGTACTGGGGCGCGCAAACGCAACGCTCGCTCCAGAACTTCAagatcggcggcgagaagatGCCGATGGAGATGCTCCGCGCTCTGGCCATCGTCAagcacgccgcggccaccgtcaacgagcgcctcggcaaGCTGGACTccaggcgcgcggaggcgatacgcgtcgcggcgcgcgaggtcaTCGAGGGTAAGCTCGACGATAACTTCCCCCTGGTCGTCTGGCAAACCGGCAGCGGCACGCAGACGAACATGAACGTCAACGAGGTCATATCCAACCGAGCCATCGagatgctcggcggcgtcgtgggaTCTAAGGACCCGGTGCACCCCAACGACCACGTCAACATGTCGCAGAGTTCCAACGACACCTTCCCGACGGCCATGTCCGTGGCGACGGCGTACGAAGTGCAGGAGGGCTTGGTCCCGGCTCTGCGATTGCTACGGGACGAGCTCGATAAGAAATCTCGCGAGTGGGAGAGCATCGTGAAGATCGGTCGGACGCACCTGATGGACGCGGTGCCCATCACCCTCGGCCAGGAGTTCGGCGGATACGCGCAGCAGCTCCGCAACTCGCTGCtccgcgccaaggcggcgatggtgcACTTGACCGAGCTGGCCATCGGCGGCACTGCTGTCGGTACCGGCCTCAACTCGCACCCGAGGTACGCGGAGCTCATGGCGCAGGAGATATCGGTCCTCACCGGCTTGCCGTTCGTGTCCGCGCCGAATAAGTtcgagtccctcgcggcgcacgacgcgcaggcggcgttGTCCGGCATGCTCAAGACGATGGCGCTCTCGCTGTTGAAAATCTCAAACGACATAAGGATGCTCGGCAgcggcccccgcgcgggcctcggcgagctcaacCTCCCGGAGAACGAGCCGGGGTCGTCGATCATGCCCGGTAAGGTCAATCCCACGCAGTGCGAGGCGATGATGATGGTATGCGCTCAGGTTGTCGGCAACGACATGGGCGTGACCCTGGGCGGAGCCGCGGGATCTCACTTTGAGCTCAACGTCGCAAAGCCCCTCATCGCGTTCAACAACCTCCAGAGCATCAAGCTCCTCTCGCAGGCGTCCGTCTCGTTCGCGGAGAACTGCGTGCGGGGTATAGCGCCCAACCTCGAGCGCATAGACGAGCTCATGCGCTCGTCGCTGATGctggtcaccgcgctcaaTCCCCACATCGGGTACGACAAGGCTGCGAAGATTGCGAAAAAGGCGCACAAAGAGCGGACCACGCTGAAGGAGGCGGGAGTTTCGCTCGGGAttctcaccgcggcgcagttCGACGAGTGGGTGAGGCCGGAACTGATGACGTCGCCGGAGGGCGAGGGGGCGGGACACGCGGGGTTGgcgctggcgtcgtcgtccaggctGTGA